From Vespula vulgaris chromosome 11, iyVesVulg1.1, whole genome shotgun sequence, the proteins below share one genomic window:
- the LOC127067406 gene encoding neuropeptide-like 3, with translation MFKHLVLIALIGLAWSAPAPAPKPAPAPKPLSVISDIKTPASTAKLTPLVAPIATPLISSISRVALLPQLTPYAYAYPAALAPVEIAAAPSTYSIEQHGYHITY, from the exons ATGTTCAAACAC TTAGTTCTGATCGCGCTAATTGGCTTGGCCTGGTCCGCCCCAGCACCTGCACCCaaaccagcaccagcaccgaAACCTCTCTCGGTGATATCAGACATCAAAACACCAGCATCCACCGCTAAATTGACACCTCTTGTCGCACCGATCGCTACGCCTCTAATTTCATCGATTTCTCGCGTAGCTCTCCTACCCCAA TTGACACCGTACGCCTACGCTTATCCGGCAGCACTTGCCCCTGTGGAAATAGCCGCAGCACCTTCCACTTACTCTATCGAACAGCACGGATATCACATTACCTACTGA